A window of the Candidatus Latescibacterota bacterium genome harbors these coding sequences:
- a CDS encoding aromatic amino acid ammonia-lyase has translation MAIILDGSGLTIEKLVKVARHHEKVELAPEAVERIKKCRTMLEEKIEANVIMYGVNTGIGEFSEVVLDDDQIKDFQKYLIYNHAAGIGDPAPEEYVRGAMVSRANVHAHGNSGNRPVITQTLIDMLNKGVTPFVCQKGSVGASGDLAPMSQIALLMMGEGKAFYKGELLAGKEALDRAGIPIPGLLARDGLATINGSNLLTAMSAIMIYDSNRWLKQAEIAASMSLEALKANMKPYSPQLHKIRGFKGAQRSAAAIRKLVTGGDLVEGKIKCKVQDAYSMRSTPQVIGAVHDALAYARSQVEIELNGVGDNPIFFPEENIHLSGANFQGTPVSLPMDMIGAAITMVSVMSERRMNRLNNPALSVGLPAFLTKGAGMFSGLMLSQYTADMQIVEQRILSAPASIQSIPAAADQEDFVSMGMNTAIKNFQILDNAFGVLGIEFMAAAQALDFREFNFGKGVAKAKEVVRRHVEFLDIDRPLYPDHTAMKELVKSCEILEEVEKEIGTLE, from the coding sequence GTGGCGATCATCCTTGACGGATCCGGACTGACGATTGAAAAGCTTGTCAAAGTAGCAAGGCATCACGAGAAAGTCGAGCTCGCGCCTGAAGCGGTCGAGCGAATCAAAAAATGCCGGACGATGCTTGAGGAGAAGATAGAAGCGAACGTGATCATGTACGGTGTCAACACCGGGATCGGTGAGTTCTCCGAAGTCGTCCTCGACGACGACCAGATCAAGGATTTCCAGAAATACCTCATATACAACCACGCGGCAGGCATAGGCGATCCTGCCCCTGAAGAATACGTCCGCGGGGCGATGGTATCCCGCGCCAACGTCCACGCCCACGGCAATTCCGGCAACCGTCCGGTGATAACACAGACTTTGATCGACATGCTGAACAAGGGAGTCACTCCCTTTGTATGCCAGAAAGGCTCGGTCGGTGCATCCGGGGACCTGGCTCCGATGTCACAGATCGCCCTGCTCATGATGGGCGAGGGTAAAGCCTTTTACAAGGGCGAACTGCTTGCCGGCAAGGAAGCTCTGGACAGGGCGGGAATACCGATCCCCGGTCTCCTCGCAAGAGACGGACTTGCGACGATCAACGGTTCAAACCTGTTGACGGCGATGAGCGCAATCATGATTTACGACTCGAACAGATGGCTGAAGCAGGCTGAAATAGCTGCCTCGATGTCGCTGGAGGCTCTCAAGGCCAACATGAAACCGTACAGCCCGCAGCTTCACAAGATCCGTGGATTCAAGGGCGCCCAGAGATCGGCCGCCGCCATCAGAAAACTGGTCACAGGCGGAGACCTTGTGGAAGGCAAGATCAAATGCAAGGTCCAGGACGCATACTCGATGCGGTCGACTCCACAGGTCATAGGCGCGGTCCACGACGCCCTCGCCTATGCGAGGTCACAGGTCGAGATCGAGCTGAACGGCGTTGGCGACAACCCGATATTCTTCCCCGAGGAAAATATCCACCTTTCGGGCGCGAACTTCCAGGGAACTCCGGTCTCCCTGCCTATGGATATGATCGGAGCAGCGATCACGATGGTCAGTGTCATGTCTGAAAGAAGAATGAACAGGCTGAACAATCCGGCTCTCAGCGTAGGCCTTCCTGCTTTTCTTACCAAAGGCGCAGGAATGTTCTCCGGCCTTATGCTGAGCCAGTACACGGCTGACATGCAGATCGTGGAGCAGCGGATCCTGTCGGCCCCGGCATCAATACAGTCGATACCGGCAGCCGCCGACCAGGAAGATTTCGTCTCGATGGGAATGAACACCGCCATCAAGAACTTCCAGATCCTCGACAACGCATTCGGCGTTCTGGGCATCGAGTTCATGGCTGCGGCGCAGGCTCTTGATTTCCGAGAGTTCAATTTCGGCAAGGGTGTGGCAAAGGCAAAAGAAGTGGTTCGCCGCCACGTCGAGTTCCTCGATATCGACAGGCCTCTCTACCCCGATCATACAGCGATGAAAGAACTTGTAAAGTCCTGTGAGATCCTTGAGGAAGTCGAAAAAGAGATCGGAACGCTGGAGTAA
- a CDS encoding PD-(D/E)XK nuclease family protein: MAINNRFGWSISRESLFETCLRSYYFHYYLSWGGWYASSSSICREAFKLKRLMSLPLWRGQLVHYVATKVLASLRKKGTIPESGDVTDYIEKRFHSQMRFSSSRAYLTEPKKRGDHLNIDWLALFEHEYDRPIPDEKIEKTIEECREGIRGLLESPILQEIAKTDSRYWIIENIDLAEFAQVFDFDGARVFAKTDFIYRGLDGTFDIVDWKTFSTVGRSTNDHKARTGVQLGVYGYYASAVMREPLESIRLHEVNLLDGGHEILHRIDDDNIDIFRDHIRAGIKKLSEVLVDEDIQRNEAKGIDTFPKSVSSRCRFCNFYRICEEPGNSLRLE; encoded by the coding sequence ATGGCTATAAATAACAGGTTTGGTTGGTCGATATCGAGAGAATCGCTTTTCGAGACCTGTCTTCGGAGTTATTACTTTCATTATTATCTGAGTTGGGGAGGCTGGTACGCCTCCTCTTCCTCTATCTGCCGCGAAGCATTCAAACTGAAACGGCTGATGTCCCTCCCGCTATGGCGTGGCCAGCTAGTACACTATGTAGCGACAAAAGTACTCGCCTCACTGAGGAAAAAGGGAACGATCCCGGAGTCCGGCGATGTCACTGATTATATTGAGAAGCGTTTTCACAGCCAGATGAGATTCTCATCCTCCAGGGCTTATCTCACAGAGCCTAAAAAACGCGGCGATCATCTGAACATAGACTGGCTGGCACTGTTCGAGCACGAGTATGACCGACCCATCCCGGACGAAAAGATCGAAAAGACGATAGAGGAATGCCGGGAAGGAATCAGAGGACTGCTGGAAAGTCCGATCCTGCAGGAGATCGCAAAGACCGACTCGCGATACTGGATAATCGAAAACATCGATCTTGCGGAGTTCGCCCAGGTATTCGATTTCGACGGCGCCCGGGTGTTCGCCAAGACTGATTTTATCTACAGGGGACTCGACGGCACCTTCGATATCGTAGACTGGAAAACGTTCAGCACCGTGGGCAGATCGACCAACGACCATAAAGCAAGGACAGGCGTACAACTCGGCGTATATGGATATTATGCCTCGGCTGTCATGAGGGAACCACTGGAATCTATTCGGCTCCACGAAGTCAATCTCCTCGATGGAGGCCATGAGATCCTGCACAGGATAGACGACGACAATATCGACATCTTCCGGGACCATATCCGTGCGGGAATAAAGAAACTCTCGGAAGTCCTCGTGGATGAAGATATACAGAGAAATGAGGCAAAAGGGATTGATACATTTCCGAAGAGTGTGTCATCCAGATGCCGATTCTGCAATTTCTACCGTATATGCGAGGAACCTGGCAACTCGCTGCGCCTTGAATAA